The sequence AACTTATTACTTAGTTCAGGATTCTTATTTTTTCATGAATGCCAATTTTTTTGAAGAACACCATCATTTAAGCTCTACAAAAACAGGATTATTGTTTGCTTGCCAAGGAATCGGTTATGTTTTAGCATCTTTATTATCCGTTAGATTTTTAAATAAATATCAGGAGAAATTTATTGTTTTCGGTTTACTAATTATGATATTAGGACTTATAGGTCATATTTATGCCATCAATACTTCCGTAATCAGCTTACCAATTATTTCTATTGTTTTATTCTTTTATGGAATAGGATGCGGAATCGTTTTGCCATCTATGTTTACCAATGCAATGAGAAAATTACCTGTTTCAATTACTTCCCTTGCAAGCGGAGTTTATTTAACGATACAACAAATCTCTATAGGATTTGGGGTGAGTTTGGTTGGCAGGGTTTATTTTAGTTTTGAAGATGGTTACTTTATGGCAACTTTAGTAATGATCGTTTTACTGTTGGTTACCATAAGTATATTTTTAATTTCAGGTTTTAGATTAAAAAGGAACTCTTTCTAATGTCATTTTTAAAGCCAGTGCAAAAACTCCCGATGATACAAAAAGGATCCAGTCTTTTTTGTTGATCTTGAATAGGTTTAAAAGAATGAAAAGCAAAATTAAAATAGCAAAAACAATAACAATTTGGCCAGCTTCCAAACCAATATTAAAACCTAAAAGCGGAACGGCAATGCTCTGGCTTTTAGCGATCATCACTCTTGCGGTATTGGCAAATCCTAACCCGTGAATCAGCCCGAAAAATAATGCTAAATAATAGTTGGTTTTATTCTGAGTCTGTTTTTTATTTTTCAT is a genomic window of Chryseobacterium scophthalmum containing:
- a CDS encoding HupE/UreJ family protein, whose amino-acid sequence is MQDFLFYLKLGWEHIISLDALDHQLFVLALIAVYTFKEWKKILILVTAFTIGHSITLALSILDVVRLPSDWVEFLIPLTIVLTAAGNIVMKNKKQTQNKTNYYLALFFGLIHGLGFANTARVMIAKSQSIAVPLLGFNIGLEAGQIVIVFAILILLFILLNLFKINKKDWILFVSSGVFALALKMTLERVPF